The Cylindrospermum stagnale PCC 7417 genome segment TTTCAGAAAATAGGCGTTCATCTATGGTGAGGCGTAGCTCATCGCTTTCTTGAATTTCCCCTAAGAAAATGAGGTGAACTTTTTTACTCTTCTCAGAGAAATAATTAATCGAAGTGCCCAAATCCACTGCATCGCAGACTTGCGATCGCTTTATTGCTAAAGCAGAGGCTAATTCACTTTTGCTTAAATTTGAGCCATCTGCTAAAAATAGCGCGATCGCTTGTATATGCAGCCAACTATCATTAAGCAGGTGCAGATACCACATGGGGTTTAGGTACTCTTTTTTGATTTTGGGAGTAGCTAGTATTTCTTTATCGCCCCAAAATATTGTGTTGCCATCATAGGAGCAATTAACCCCCTCAATCTGCCACTGCTGCGGGTAAATATCCCAAGGGTTGTTACTATGGTTACGAACAACACTGTGATTGCTCTCCATATTTTCAGCGGGCCGTAGCTTATCGCTTTCCTCATCAAGGGTGGAAATTTTTACAGCCTTTTTTAAACCCTCACGTTTATTCATCTTCACCACCACCTAAATAAGCTGTTGATGCGGCTGCCCAGTTGTAAGCTTCAGCATTTTGCTTGCGCTGCTGTACTTCTGCTGCATCGTTGGCAGTGCGATCGCTCACCCCAGGCATGGCCATATTTTTGGCTAGAGCCTTAATATCAATTTGCCGCTGCACAGTTTCTTTCCAGTCGTTGCGGCTAATCAGGTCTAATTTTTGGCAAACTCTGAGGTTAAAGCGGGTATCAAAGTTTTGTAACCCCGCGCCACTCCAGCGCTCGTTAAAAGCACCGCAGTTTTGGCAGGCAGGCCATTTGTCGCGATTTGAGCAATACTTGGGCATTATTAGCCGCGCTAGATGCTGCTGCACAATTCCTGAATCATGACAGCAAAAGCATTGCCAACTAGGGTAGAAAATCTCTTTATCTTCCCCTTCCGACTCTGGATTTAGGGGTAAAGGCTCTAATTGGGGTAAATCTTCAAAATTCATGAATCTGCCCCCCAAATTAAGTTATTAGCCTCGGCCCACTTGACAAACTCAAATCTCAGTTTCTCGTTAGGCATATCCTCAGACCGAAATCCAAGGGGCCCAAGCTGCCTAATCTTCTCTAACCATTCTTCCCGCAGCGGGTGATTTTCCCACTTCTGCGACTGACTGGCAGGAATCTTGCCCCGTGACTTCTCCCACTGCGATCGCAGCTCCTCGAAGTGTGACTCAATCCACTTCAGGGGAAGTTCTGGAACTCTAGGAAGCTGATTTGCCTTTTTATTGCCAAATTCTAAAAAACTCTCTCTATCGCTGTCTGAGAGAGAGTCTATATAGTCTGTATAAGTCTGAATATTCTTAGGGTTTTGAGATGCTTGCTGTGTAAAGGTTTCAGCGTTCTTTGGCGACATCTGTGTCGTTTCGGCGACATCTGTGTCGTTTCGGCGACATTGATGACGTTTCGGCGACATTGATGACGTTTCGGCGACATCTGT includes the following:
- a CDS encoding HTH domain-containing protein produces the protein MKFYKLSESDLPLIFSLNESEIKVWCWLSVHLPFNNSKDLEIDTSQLAEEIGISRRSVQRALKTIQENEIFDVEFTKAKVRRKTTQMSPNDTDVAETSSMSPKRHQCRRNDTDVAETTQMSPKNAETFTQQASQNPKNIQTYTDYIDSLSDSDRESFLEFGNKKANQLPRVPELPLKWIESHFEELRSQWEKSRGKIPASQSQKWENHPLREEWLEKIRQLGPLGFRSEDMPNEKLRFEFVKWAEANNLIWGADS